From a region of the Seleniivibrio woodruffii genome:
- the potB gene encoding spermidine/putrescine ABC transporter permease PotB, with product MTEKNRFKTFSITLITVWLVIFVLLPTLMGFAVSLMTSNTPGEISPVFTLNNYKALKDPVFIQVMADSFEMAFITTILCLLVGYPFAYNLSKYKGKFKTLLLVFIIIPFWTSSLIRTYAIIVIIKTNGVLNNILMFLGIIDEPLRLMYTESAVLVGMVYSLLPFMILPLYAVLEKLDYKLIEAAKDLGAGRMRTFFHVVLPLSMPGVIAGSMLVFLPTLCLFYISDVLGGAKSLLIGNFIRNQFLLTRNWPLGAAASMILTVIMFVIIYVYYRSTKQTGRDAI from the coding sequence ATGACTGAGAAAAACCGCTTTAAAACCTTTTCCATAACCCTTATAACCGTCTGGCTCGTGATATTCGTTCTGCTCCCCACGCTGATGGGGTTCGCAGTGAGCCTGATGACCAGCAACACCCCCGGAGAGATTTCTCCGGTGTTCACCCTGAACAACTACAAAGCCCTGAAAGACCCTGTTTTCATTCAGGTTATGGCGGATTCATTCGAAATGGCCTTCATAACCACTATCCTGTGCCTTCTCGTGGGCTATCCTTTTGCGTATAATCTTTCGAAATATAAGGGGAAATTCAAAACACTGCTGCTTGTTTTCATAATAATCCCCTTCTGGACAAGCTCCCTTATCCGCACCTACGCCATCATTGTGATAATCAAGACAAACGGAGTGCTGAACAACATACTGATGTTTCTGGGCATAATCGATGAACCGTTAAGGCTTATGTACACCGAATCCGCCGTTCTGGTGGGGATGGTATACTCCCTTCTGCCGTTCATGATACTGCCTCTTTATGCGGTGCTTGAGAAGCTGGACTATAAACTCATAGAGGCGGCAAAAGACCTCGGCGCAGGACGCATGCGCACTTTCTTTCATGTTGTGCTGCCCCTCTCAATGCCCGGCGTCATTGCGGGCAGTATGCTGGTTTTCCTGCCCACTCTCTGCCTGTTCTATATTTCCGATGTTCTGGGCGGCGCAAAATCACTGCTTATCGGAAACTTCATCCGCAACCAGTTCCTGCTCACCCGCAACTGGCCTCTGGGCGCAGCGGCAAGCATGATACTCACTGTCATAATGTTCGTGATAATATACGTTTACTACAGAAGCACCAAGCAGACAGGCAGGGACGCCATATGA
- the potA gene encoding spermidine/putrescine ABC transporter ATP-binding protein PotA — translation MNSASDIVRLENISKSFGGHGVVHNLDLIIKDGEFVTLLGPSGCGKTTLLRIIAGLETQDSGKVFIGGKDVSTIPPNKREVNTVFQSYALFPHMSVYDNVAFGLKMEKTPKNEINERVMAALETVMLTGFASRMPQNLSGGQQQRVAIARAIVKRPKVLLLDEPLSALDYKLRKQMQTELKHIQRKLGITFIFVTHDQEEALSMSDRVVVMNEGVIQQDATPKEVYENPKNMFVAKFVGEINVLQATIEKTEAGKLRANVEGRQCSLTRKHSFVEGDKVKLLLRPEDIRLEHIKDADSDYPLQGIIEETTYKGATLDSIVRLDSGTQIMASEFFDEDDPEFEYKSGEKVAVKWVDGWEVLLPDD, via the coding sequence ATGAATAGCGCAAGCGACATTGTCAGACTGGAGAACATCTCCAAATCATTCGGCGGTCACGGGGTGGTGCACAACCTCGACCTGATTATCAAAGACGGCGAATTCGTCACACTTCTGGGTCCCTCCGGCTGCGGAAAAACCACTCTGCTGCGTATCATCGCAGGGCTGGAAACGCAGGACAGCGGAAAAGTGTTCATCGGCGGCAAGGATGTCAGCACGATTCCTCCCAACAAAAGGGAGGTAAATACCGTTTTCCAGAGCTACGCACTCTTCCCCCACATGAGCGTATACGACAACGTTGCGTTCGGGCTGAAAATGGAAAAAACTCCGAAAAATGAAATAAACGAGCGGGTCATGGCCGCACTTGAAACGGTCATGCTCACAGGCTTCGCAAGCCGCATGCCCCAGAACCTCTCCGGCGGACAGCAGCAGAGGGTTGCAATAGCAAGGGCGATCGTGAAACGTCCGAAGGTGCTCCTTCTGGACGAACCCCTCTCGGCTCTGGACTATAAACTCCGCAAACAGATGCAGACCGAGCTGAAACACATTCAGCGGAAACTGGGCATAACTTTCATATTCGTCACCCACGATCAGGAGGAGGCTCTCTCAATGTCCGACCGTGTGGTGGTGATGAACGAAGGGGTTATCCAGCAGGATGCCACGCCCAAAGAGGTTTATGAGAACCCGAAAAACATGTTCGTGGCGAAGTTTGTGGGCGAGATAAACGTTTTGCAGGCCACAATCGAGAAGACAGAGGCCGGAAAACTCCGTGCGAACGTTGAGGGCAGACAGTGCAGCCTCACCAGAAAGCATTCATTCGTTGAAGGCGACAAGGTTAAGCTCCTTCTGCGCCCCGAAGACATCCGTCTGGAGCACATCAAAGACGCAGACAGCGACTATCCCCTTCAGGGAATCATAGAAGAGACAACATACAAGGGTGCAACGCTGGATTCCATTGTCCGTCTGGACAGCGGAACGCAGATAATGGCCAGCGAGTTCTTTGACGAGGACGACCCCGAATTTGAATACAAATCAGGAGAAAAGGTTGCCGTTAAGTGGGTTGACGGCTGGGAGGTACTGCTTCCCGATGACTGA
- a CDS encoding class I SAM-dependent rRNA methyltransferase, giving the protein MKTVILKKQKDKLARNRNPWVFSGSVHSAESGIRNGEAVRVVDADKKFVAYGFYSEHSAITLRLFSWNEDEQARQSLFTARLQAALSARKRLINSEQTDSFRLLYGEADGLPGYVADYYNGHIGLQVNTASAVLYLPFMTEALKAVVNPVSIYARPADELNKKEKVFFQEACIYGDAPERILIKENGLKISANPVSGQKTGYYFDQRDNRKAVAQYAAGSDVLDCFCYTGGFSLNCAAAGAKSITSVDSSADALKNLEENFDLNGLQKPETVKADVFEYLRQRNTDSRKHDLVILDPPKLAKSQSAMEQALRAYKDINMLGLKKTEKNGIFVTFSCSGRVSREDFIKSVAWAAKDAGRTLRITGFMSQAGDHPISPFFPESEYLKGIIGVVE; this is encoded by the coding sequence ATGAAAACAGTAATACTCAAAAAACAGAAAGACAAACTGGCAAGAAACAGAAACCCGTGGGTGTTTTCCGGCTCGGTTCACTCTGCCGAAAGCGGAATAAGAAACGGCGAAGCCGTCCGTGTTGTTGATGCGGATAAGAAATTCGTGGCATACGGGTTTTACAGCGAACACAGCGCAATAACCCTGCGCCTTTTCTCATGGAACGAGGACGAGCAGGCACGCCAGAGCCTTTTCACAGCAAGGCTTCAGGCGGCACTGAGTGCCAGAAAACGACTCATAAACAGCGAACAGACCGACAGCTTCCGCCTGCTCTACGGTGAAGCAGACGGACTGCCCGGCTACGTTGCGGATTACTACAACGGCCACATCGGCCTTCAGGTGAACACGGCCTCAGCAGTGCTCTATCTCCCGTTCATGACAGAAGCACTGAAAGCCGTTGTCAATCCCGTATCAATATATGCCCGCCCGGCAGACGAACTGAACAAAAAGGAAAAGGTCTTTTTTCAGGAAGCCTGCATATACGGCGATGCGCCGGAAAGAATACTTATCAAAGAGAACGGGCTAAAAATTTCAGCCAACCCTGTCAGCGGACAGAAAACCGGATATTATTTCGACCAGAGGGATAACAGAAAAGCTGTTGCGCAGTATGCCGCAGGTTCCGACGTTTTAGACTGTTTCTGCTACACAGGCGGCTTTTCGCTGAACTGTGCGGCGGCGGGAGCAAAAAGCATAACTTCCGTGGATTCATCTGCGGATGCGCTTAAAAACCTCGAAGAAAATTTTGACCTGAACGGTTTGCAGAAACCCGAAACGGTTAAAGCGGACGTTTTTGAATATCTTCGCCAAAGAAATACGGATTCCCGCAAACATGATCTTGTAATCCTCGATCCTCCCAAACTGGCAAAGTCGCAGTCTGCCATGGAACAGGCCTTGAGAGCATATAAGGACATAAACATGCTGGGACTGAAAAAGACTGAGAAGAACGGAATTTTCGTCACTTTTTCCTGTTCCGGCCGTGTTTCCAGAGAAGATTTCATAAAATCTGTTGCATGGGCGGCAAAAGATGCCGGAAGAACCCTCAGAATAACAGGTTTTATGTCGCAGGCGGGCGATCACCCCATAAGTCCTTTTTTCCCTGAATCAGAATACCTTAAAGGAATCATCGGCGTGGTTGAATAA